From Medicago truncatula cultivar Jemalong A17 chromosome 7, MtrunA17r5.0-ANR, whole genome shotgun sequence, a single genomic window includes:
- the LOC112416560 gene encoding uncharacterized protein, with translation MSLISWNCRGLGSPNAIPDLKYLVRHFNQDLLFLSETLVPTVIKELHYLLGFDCCISVDRTGSGGGLALFWRTSLNGQLVDYSNNHITIEIVDSVLGTWRLTGYYGYPKGGRRITAWDFLRQLSVQFTGPLCIFGDFNDILDDSEKRGRNTRPRWLTNGFRQAVLDSGLSDVQVEGYPFTWFKSLGTPRAVEERLDRALANNSWLNLFSGATIETLVAPASDHYPILLNRSPMSRPHLNKRHFRYENAWHLEPGFKELVTDSWQMFELRKRMQRLLSQDDAYWRQRAKTHWYRDGDRNTNFFHASTTARKKVNHIISLDDDAGNKISDEQGLRDVAKNYFVNIFQNHGSASSPVIDVINQSIFAPDNERLMAPFTKAEFREAMFSMHPDKCPGIDGFNPGFYQQFWNFCSDEICKECCAWLDTGQFPSDLNMTNIALIPKGNSQHSMKDWRLIALCNVLYKLISKVLANRLKVVLSQCISDNHSAFVLGRSILDKAMVAIEVVHFMKTKTRGNDSYVALKLDISKAYDRMDWDYM, from the exons ATGAGTTTGATCAGTTGGAATTGTCGGGGCTTAGGTAGCCCTAACGCAATTCCGGACTTGAAATACCTGGTTCGGCACTTCAATCAGGACCTACTATTTTTAAGTGAGACACTAGTCCCCACCGTAATAAAAGAATTACATTATTTGCTTGGTTTTGATTGTTGTATTTCTGTTGACCGCACCGGCAGCGGTGGGGGTCTTGCTTTATTCTGGCGCACTTCTTTAAATGGTCAACTTGTCGATTACTCAAATAATCATATCACTATTGAAATTGTTGACTCTGTTCTTGGTACATGGAGACTTACCGGCTACTACGGTTATCCCAAAGGGGGTCGCAGAATTACCGCGTGGGATTTTCTCCGTCAATTATCTGTTCAATTTACAGGGCCCTTGTGTATATTTGGTGATTTCAATGACATTTTGGATGATAGTGAAAAAAGAGGCCGCAATACTAGACCTCGTTGGTTGACTAATGGCTTCCGGCAAGCTGTCCTTGACTCGGGTTTGTCAGATGTTCAGGTTGAAGGCTACCCGTTCACGTGGTTTAAAAGTCTTGGTACACCGCGTGCAGTGGAAGAAAGGTTAGATCGTGCTCTTGCTAATAATTCTTGGTTGAATTTATTTTCGGGAGCTACTATAGAAACTCTTGTGGCACCTGCTTCTGATCATTATCCCATCCTCCTCAACCGTAGCCCTATGTCTCGGCCTCATCTTAATAAACGTCATTTTCGTTATGAAAATGCATGGCACTTAGAACCGGGGTTTAAGGAGTTGGTTACTGACTCTTGGCAG ATGTTTGAATTACGCAAGAGAATGCAGCGCTTACTATCTCAGGATGATGCCTATTGGCGTCAACGCGCCAAGACTCATTGGTATCGTGATGGAGACCGCAACACAAATTTTTTTCATGCATCAACCACTGCTAGGAAGAAGGTTAATCATATTATTTCTCTTGATGATGACGCTGGAAATAAAATTTCGGATGAACAAGGCTTGCGCGATGTagcaaaaaattatttcgttaatatttttcaaaatcatggCAGCGCTTCCTCTCCAGTTATTGATGTTATTAACCAATCTATTTTTGCTCCTGATAATGAGAGGCTTATGGCTCCTTTCACAAAAGCTGAATTTCGTGAAGCTATGTTTTCAATGCATCCGGATAAATGTCCAGGTATTGATGGTTTCAATCCCGGCTTCTATCAACAATTTTGGAATTTCTGTAGTGATGAAATTTGTAAAGAGTGTTGTGCTTGGCTTGATACGGGACAATTTCCTTCCGATTTGAATATGACGAATATTGCTCTTATTCCTAAAGGGAATTCGCAACATAGCATGAAGGATTGGCGTCTGATAGCTCTCTGCAATGTTCTTTACAAGCTCATTTCTAAAGTCTTAGCTAACAGGTTGAAAGTGGTCCTCTCTCAATGCATTTCTGACAACCATTCTGCTTTTGTTCTGGGTAGGTCCATTCTGGATAAGGCTATGGTAGCGATCGAGGTTGTTCACTTTATGAAGACTAAGACGAGGGGCAATGACAGTTATGTTGCTTTGAAACTTGATATTAGTAAGGCATATGACCGTATGGACTGGGATTATATGTGA
- the LOC11442951 gene encoding regulation of nuclear pre-mRNA domain-containing protein 1A, producing the protein MGSTFNPQILVEKLAKLNSSQTSIETLSHWCIFHMNKAKQVVETWAKQFHSSPREKKLAFLFLANDILQNSRRKGSEFVGEFWKVLPDSLRDVIQNGDDNARNQARRLIGIWDERKVFGSRGQILKEEFVGRHAENNNRDVKPMNAKPTNVKPMNVKLRPSAGNALDRIVSGYQYIYGGQTDEDAVLSKCQNAISSLEKVDKEIDHDSNSGKFHGPAVVNELQGHNGILKDCIDQLTAIESSRASLVSHLREALQDQEFKLGQVRSQIQAARVQWEHSNNTCQQLLNGNNIQSLVEQSSKEIQTSMTPASFISGGEQSAPLMYSPQVMFSQNSGHSEEDPRKSAAAAVAAKLTASTSSAQMLSYVLSSLASEGVIGNQMTGSSADYHAEKRTKLENDQSYVPSQNPQQPLPPFSLSEPTQTSNQQSTPNEPPPPPSSSPPPLPPLPPTPQQYPVPQFMQNVGSVNNMAYSYGVMQQPSMATYPAVGVSMNNISPYTPQMNAYQGFQGPDGNYYNQPSSMPMVPISRQ; encoded by the exons ATGGGTAGCACATTCAATCCACAGATTTTAGTGGAAAAACTAGCCAAGCTGAATAGCTCGCAGACAAGCATAGAGA CTTTGTCACATTGGTGCATATTTCATATGAACAAAGCCAAACAAGTTGTCGAAACGTGGGCTAAACAGTTCCATTCCTCTCCTCGTGAGAAGAAATTGGCATTTCTGTTTCTTGCAAATGATATTTTACAAAACAGCAGGCGAAAGGGTTCTGAATTTGTTGGTGAATTTTGGAAGGTTCTTCCAGATTCTCTTCGAGATGTCATTCAAAACGGAGACGACAATGCAAGGAACCAAGCGCGTCGACTG ATTGGTATATGGGATGAAAGAAAAGTTTTTGGTTCTCGTGGTCAAATTCTTAAGGAAGAATTTGTTGGGAGGCATGCGGAAAACAATAACCGTGATGTGAAACCTATGAACGCGAAACCTACAAATGTGAAACCTATGAACGTAAAACTG AGGCCATCTGCCGGGAATGCATTGGACAGAATAGTTTCAGGCTATCAGTATATTTATGGAGGGCAGACAGATGAAGATGCTGTATTAAGCAAATGCCAGAATGCCATTAGTTCTCTTGAGAAAGTAGATAAGGAAATAGATCATGATAGTAATTCAG GGAAATTCCATGGACCTGCAGTAGTGAATGAACTCCAGGGGCATAATGGCATACTAAAGGACTGCATTGATCAGTTAACAGCAATAGAATCATCAAGAGCCAGCCTTGTCTCTCACCTGAGAGAGGCTCTTCAGGATCAG GAATTCAAGCTGGGTCAAGTCCGTAGCCAGATTCAG GCTGCACGTGTTCAGTGGGAGCATTCCAACAATACCTGCCAACAATTACTGAATGGCAACAATATTCAGTCATTAGTTGAACAAAGCTCAAAGGAAATTCAAACCTCCATGACACCTGCAAGTTTTATCTCTGGCGGGGAGCAGTCAGCCCCCTTAATGTATTCACCACAAGTGATGTTTTCTCAAAATTCTGGACACAGTGAGGAAGATCCACGCAAGTCTGCAGCTGCTGCAGTGGCAGCAAAGCTGACTGCTTCCACATCCTCTGCCCAGATGCTGTCTTATGTGCTATCCTCTTTAGCATCAGAGGGTGTCATAGGAAATCAGATGACAGGGTCTTCTGCTGATTATCATGCCGAGAAAAGGACAAAGCTTGAGAATGACCAATCTTATGTGCCATCTCAGAATCCTCAACAACCATTACCTCCCTTTTCACTTTCTGAACCTACCCAAACATCCAACCAGCAATCTACTCCAAATGAGCCACCACCTCCTCCCTCATCATCACCTCCCCCATTACCCCCACTGCCACCAACACCTCAACAATACCCTGTGCCGCAGTTCATGCAGAATGTTGGATCCGTTAACAATATGGCATATAGCTATGGCGTGATGCAACAGCCATCAATGGCAACCTATCCTGCAGTTGGGGTTTCCATGAACAACATATCTCCTTATACACCTCAAATGAATGCTTATCAGGGTTTTCAGGGGCCTGATGGAAATTACTACAACCAGCCCTCCTCAATGCCTATGGTCCCCATTTCTCGCCAATAA